One region of Deltaproteobacteria bacterium genomic DNA includes:
- a CDS encoding helix-turn-helix transcriptional regulator, with protein sequence MIYKTIGKKIQKAREEAGLSQEELSSRLGYTQAALSNYELGKRRLYLPNIEQIARELNKPLSYFLEESIKPVPSEQKENQDDILSEIMTLLSEMPAEEKVYLLEYIKWRRDRLR encoded by the coding sequence ATGATCTATAAGACCATAGGTAAAAAGATTCAAAAGGCCAGGGAAGAGGCCGGTCTTTCCCAGGAGGAACTTTCCTCCCGGCTGGGGTATACCCAGGCGGCCCTGTCTAATTACGAGTTGGGTAAGAGACGTCTTTATCTCCCTAATATTGAACAAATAGCCCGTGAACTGAATAAACCCTTAAGCTATTTCCTGGAAGAGTCCATTAAACCGGTGCCTAGTGAACAGAAAGAAAATCAAGATGATATTCTGTCCGAGATAATGACCTTACTTTCTGAAATGCCGGCAGAGGAGAAGGTATATCTCCTTGAATATATCAAATGGAGGAGGGATCGTTTGCGATGA
- a CDS encoding TIGR04076 family protein: MVINEDIWNMVQQHLGYNDEEMKIFRADPRNEDALSKTAPMLNKTIVVEVIESHGCDSGHKAGDKFYFDGRGISLLTKLGPARICIFALHSISLAMPALAELSYAGVDPNEMRFRRFGCPDVGIQCGGWGHIVMEARVEDRQKMNK; the protein is encoded by the coding sequence ATGGTTATCAACGAAGACATTTGGAATATGGTACAACAACACCTGGGTTATAATGATGAGGAAATGAAAATTTTTCGTGCCGATCCCCGGAATGAAGATGCCTTATCCAAAACGGCTCCCATGTTGAATAAAACGATTGTCGTCGAGGTCATTGAATCTCATGGTTGTGACAGCGGGCATAAGGCCGGCGACAAGTTTTATTTTGACGGCAGAGGCATTAGCCTTTTAACCAAATTGGGTCCGGCCCGGATCTGTATCTTTGCCTTGCATTCGATTTCTCTGGCCATGCCGGCCCTGGCCGAGCTTTCCTATGCCGGCGTTGACCCCAATGAAATGCGCTTCAGACGATTCGGGTGCCCGGATGTGGGGATACAATGCGGCGGTTGGGGACATATCGTCATGG